ataaattttttttaatcatcaaTATCAAGATTAAGTATTATAATTAAAGACAagacatataattatttttctagtCATAATATAGATAAGTAATACACATTTggatatgttaaaattttagattttactaTCCATGTTAACAATGTTGAAgtttttaatgtaaataatttaatattattcacAATTTTTTGACAGTTGTAGTTTTGCAATAAGTAATTAATTTCTAAGtgattttatgtattaaaataaatagaaaaataattgaAGGAAATTTACAGTGATTTTCATAGttaagtataataattttttactttttaaaataacacagCAACAAGTAATAGGCcaaaaatgaaaacatcatacataaacaaacaaataaatggTCAAAAAGGTTAAAGCATGATTTTAATGCTGATATCATTATTAGctagttaattatatatgaaacaaaattattattaaaaaaacataactaaTACGAGTAAATTTTGTTGTTACGTAGAATGTTTAAAGATATaggattaagaaaaaaaatattcttaaccATGTATACCTATAAGCCTACATGTAAGATGaagcataattttaataacaaaacGCGCAGGAAATAACATCCCAAGACAATCTTCCGGGGCTTTCAGTAGAACAAAGCAACATTCTTTTGTGATAATTTTCAACTGGAATTTCTTCACTGCACCTATGCAATCTGGAACTTTCCTAACATCGTTTACACACTGAAGTGGATTTGGTAGGAATCCTTCCTCTGACACTGGAGCAAGCGGAACATTTGCATTCCCTTTCGTATTTTGAGAAATCGATAGTAGCACTACCATCAATAACATAGTCGATACATAAACTTTTTGCTTGTTCTCAATCGTTGTTtagtgtttatttattttgtgattCT
The window above is part of the Brassica napus cultivar Da-Ae chromosome C3, Da-Ae, whole genome shotgun sequence genome. Proteins encoded here:
- the LOC106408324 gene encoding uncharacterized protein LOC106408324, translating into MQRQINFTGDAAAEGFIRGAAAESFTGGAATKSFTREATAESFTRDARQRASLKTRGKKKVIGDTETVSFIGDVAAESFTGDASAENLRVEYLSDTACEPPKTIENKQKVYVSTMLLMVVLLSISQNTKGNANVPLAPVSEEGFLPNPLQCVNDVRKVPDCIGAVKKFQLKIITKECCFVLLKAPEDCLGMLFPARFVIKIMLHLTCRLIGIHG